The DNA segment CCACCCCCTCCAGGGTGGTCATCAGGTAGGCGAACTGGGGCTGGACGAGGAGCAGCACCCGCCCGCCCAGGGCCTTCACGCGCGGGAGGTAGCGCACCAGCATCAGCGTGTCGCCGAAGCCCTGCTCGAACACGACGAAGAGGGTCTTCCCCTCGAAGGATCCGCCGGTCCACCGGGGCTGCGGGAACTGTTTCTCGCGGGGAACGAAGCCGGGCGCGCGCAGCCGCGCCTCCCACTGGCGCCAGCCGACGTCCATCCGGCCCCGCAGCAGGTTGAGGTAGCCCCGCTCGTACTCGGCGAAGGGCGACCCGGGATTCGCCGCGTCGAAGCGGTCGACCTCGGCCTCGTAGTCGTCCCACCGCCCCTGTTCGTAGAGCGACTGGATCAGCGCCTGGTGGGCCTCCAGGCCCTTCTCCCGCGGACCCTGGTCCACGCGGGGCCCCCGGCCTTCTGGCGCTTCTCCCATGCTTCCCCGACGTGCGAACGTAGCGTCTTCTTGTTTATCTCACGAAAGCGCGTCCGCTACGCCGGGACTTCCCAAGGGGAAATCAGGAGAGGCCGGTCAGCCCGCTGCTGGCGGTCCGAAGCTGGGCGAGGGTGCTCTCCATGGCGTCGAACTGGGCCTTGAGGGTGGTCTTGCGCTTGTCGAGGAGGGCCTGCTGCTGGTCGATGCGCGAGGTCAGGGCCTTGTTCTGGGAATCGATGCTGGCCTGGGTCTGCTGCAGGACGCCGGAGTAGGACGTCAGGCTGGAGATGGCGTCCTGGAGCTGCTGCCCGATTCCGCGGGACACGGTGAGGGTTCCGCTGCCGGAGGCGGTCACGCCCAGGACCAGCCCTTCCAGGGGCGTCCCGGCGAGGCCCTGGAGGGTGCCGTTGGTGCCCGTCAGTCCGGAGTAGGTGGTGCCCTGGTAGGTGAGGGAGCCCGAAACCGCTCCGCCGGCGCCGTAGGTGAGGTTGAATCCGATATCCCCGGTGGCGGTGGCGGAAGTCCCCGAGGAGAACTGCACGCCCCCGGCGGTGGAGGTTCCGGACATGCCGAACACCCGCGCCACGGCCTTGGGATCGTTCTCCAGGGCGTTCTTGAACGTGGTCGCGTCCAGGGACAGCGTCCCGTCGGCGTTGGTCTTGATGCCCACGTTCGCGCCGGACTTGTAGGTCGCCGAGCTGGGCAGGCCGCTCGCCCCGCCGGTGAGGGCCGAGCGGAGCTGGCTCATCATGTTGCGGGCGACGGAATCCCCTTCCAGGGGCTGGTGGGTGATGGTGCCGCTGCCGTCGTTGACCGGGGTGGACGCGTCCTTGTAGGTCTTGAGCAGGGAGTTGTACTGCGAGATCAGGCTTTGCAGGGCGGTGGTGGCCGCGCCCGTGTCCTGGGCGATGGTAAGGGTGGTGTCGTTGGTGGTGTCGCCCTTTTTCAGGGTGAACGTGACGCCGTCGACCGCGTCCTTCACGACGTTGGTCTTCCGCGTCATCTGGACGCCGTTCACGGAGAACACCGCGTCCTGCGCCACGCCGGCGCCCGAGGACTGGAGCCCGCCCGACAGGCCCGTCGGCGCGGCGAAGGTGCCCGTCAAGGCGCCGCCGTCCAGGCCCGCGATGGAGGAATCCACCGTGGTGGGGGTGCCGTCGGCGTTGTCGATGGCCGCCAGGCGGACGGTGCCGCCGGTGGTGCCCGTGCCGGTGTCGTTGGCGGTGACGATCAACTGGTAGGGCGTCGCGCCGGAGCCCGTATTGACAATGGTCGCCGTCACGCCCGCGCCGGAGGCGTTGATCGCGTCCCGGAGGCCGTTGAGGTTGTTGTTGGTGAGCGTGAACGCCTTCACCGTGCCGTCCGTTCCCTGGACGGCGAAGCTGCCCGAGGAGGAACTGAGGATGGCGGCGTTGGGATCCGCGACGCCGATGGACACCTGGCCCTTGGTGGCGATGGAGGCCACCTTTACCTGGTAGGTTCCGTTGGTGGCGCCGGTGGCCGTGGCCGACACGAAGCTCTGGTTCGCGTCCGTGCTGCTGACGGTCTTGGCCGCCAGCGCGTCGGACAGGCTGGCCACCCCGACGGAAAGGCTCAGCATGCTCGTCCGCATCGACTTCAATGCGGCGGCTCGATTGGTGTTCAGGGTCTGGCGATCCTTCAGACGCTGCAAAGGCTGCCCATCCTGCTGGATGATGGCGTCGATCAGCGAATCGGTCTGAAGACCGGAGGTGATTCCCTGGAAACTCAGTGTGGATGCCATGTTACTGCCTCCCTCGCGACGGGGCCGGGCAGGGTCGCCCTAGCCTTGGGCGTCCACGATGACGCCTGTCGCCCCCTTGGGGTCGTTGAGCTGTTGCAAGCGCCGGGCCATGGCCAAAATCTCTTCGGAGGGCACTTGTCGAATCGTCTCCTGGGTATTGGGATCCACGATCTTGAAGTAGTACTGCCCCGTGCCCTCGTCCACCATGAACTTGAGGTCGGAGGGCGCCTGCTTGACGAAGTCCTCCACGCTCCGGGCGGCAGCCTTCAGGCTTTCCTTGGAGACCGCTTGCGCGGAAGAGGGGGCGTCCTTGGCGGCGCCGGAAGCGGCCGCGGAAGAGGCGGGAATGGGGGCTGGGGCCGGGCGCGGACTCGAAACCGGGGCAGAAGAAATTGCCTGGGTCGCAACGGCCGCCACACTGCCCACGGATGTGACTTGATCAGCCATGGGAAACCTCCCTACGACGCATGGTTGGGGACGGGCACCGCCCATCCCCAACCATGATCAAGGAAATTCCGATTAACGGAGGAGGGACAGGACGTACTGGCTGGCCTGGTTGGCCTGGCCGAGGGCGCTGGTGCCCGCCTGGCTGAGGATCTGCCACTTGGTCAGGTTCACCACTTCGGAACCGATGTCGGCGTCCATGATGTTGCTCTTCTGGGCCGTGTAGTTCTCCACCTTGATGCCGTTCAGGTTGGCGTCGGACTGGGCCTGAGCCATCGTGGCGGCGATGTTGGAGCGGGCCGAGGAGATGTCGCTCAGCGCGGTCTTGGCGGTGGCGGCGTCGGAGATGGTGGAGATCGTCTGCCCGCCGGTGTAGGCGCTGGCATTGCTGAACGCGGCGGCGGCCAAGCTGGCGACCTGCGTGAACTCAGCGCTGCTGCCGTTGCCGCCCGCGGCCAGTTCCACCGCGCGCTGCACGAGGTTGGTGGCCTCTTCCATGTAGCCGTCCTCGGCGGAGGCCGCATAGTAGGTGTTGTTGTTGGTCTTGCGGGTCTCGGAAGCGATGCGGGAATCCGCGTCCAGGGTGGTGGCGGTGGCGAGGCCGGCCGCGTCGTCCGAAGCGTGGTTGATCCGCTTGCCGGTGGTGAGGCGCTCGATGGTCGCCTTCATGCCGGAAGCCGTGATACCCAGCTGACGGGTAGACTGAAGGGCCGCAACGTTATTAAGAATGGAAGGCATACATCCTCCTTGATGTGCCAGGACAGCATCCGTGCTGTCAGTTTGAAAAGTGGCGGGGAACCCCCGACTTGGAGTTCATCGGCGGGGATTCCGGAAGCTTGAGAATTTTTTTTATTTTTTTATAAACTGCTGTTTTCAAAAGACTAAAGATGGTGTCGAATGGCTTCCGAGCCATCGTCGCCCCTTTTTCTTTCTCCTCCCCAGCCCGGAGATCCAGCCATGTTCGTGATGATCCTGAACTGGAAGGTCGGCGAGAACGATCCTTTCAGCGCCTTCAACGAGGCCCTGGCCAGCTATCTGGAGGCCTCGGGAAAGCGCAGCCAGACCGTGGAATTGAGCGATCCGGGCTGGTGGAACCGACTCCTCAACGCGAAGCTGGACGGCATCGATTTCGTCTTCACGTGGCAGGGCCTGGCGACCAATTTCAAGATCGGCGAGAAGGAGCAGAGCTTCTGGGAGGTCCTCCAGGTGCCGCTGATCAGCATGCATGGCGACCATCCCTGCCACATGCCCGTCAACCACGCATTCGACAGCCCCTACTGCGCCCACCTCTACGCGTATCCCGAGTACAGCCTGTACGCGCAGCGCCACTTCCGGAAGCGCAGCCGCACCATCTCCGTGGAGAATCCGGTCTTCTGCCTGGACGAGCGCCTCGACGTGAAGGGCGGCGACCACTTCGTCCTGCCCAAGAACGTGACGCCTCCTTCTGTGATGGAGGAGGAATGGAAGCGCCAGCTCAGCCCCGAGGCCTTCCGCTTCCACATGGCGCTGGCGGAAACGCTGAAGGCGATGCTTCCCACCGAGGACCACCTCGATTTTCACGCGGTCATCGACGAGCTGATCGAGCTCCACCCCTCGGAGGAATACGACTTCCGCACCCAGGCGGACGCCTACCACCACCTCCACAGCCGCCTCGACTTCTACGTCCGCAACGTCAAGGCGGTGAGCATCCTCGACCACCTGAAGGACGTCCCCCTCCAGATCATCGGCCGGGGCTGGGAGCCCTACGCCCGCGTCGCCAGCCCCCACCACGAGTTCCGCCGCGCGGGAAACATGGCCGACAACCAGCGGCAGTACTACTCCGCCTACGGGATCATCGACGTGACGCCGTCGGTGACCGGGCTCCACGACCGCACCTACCGCGCCATGCGCAACCAGACGCCCTTCCTCAGCAGCGGGTACCTGCCGGAATTCCTGCCCGACATGGCCCCCTACGACCCGCTGTTCTACCGCTTCAACGGCGACGACCTGCGCGAAAAGTGCGAAGCGGTGATGGCGAATCCCGCCGCGCACGCCGAGCTGGCGCGCGAATTCAGCTACCTCCACCAGATGCGGATCCAGCCCTCCCATCTGATGTGGCAGTTGGACAGCCTGGCGCGATCCATGGACCGCTCCTGAATCAGCCCTTATCGCGCCCGAACATTCCCCGCAGCTTTCCCATGAGCCCTCCCGGGGCTTCCCGCGGGTCGGGGAGTAGTTCGGCGCTGTCCCAATCCGCGGGCACGGCCACGGAAGGATCCAGCTCCAACGCGCGGCGGAAGCAGCCCTGGGCGTTGGCCTGGAAGCCCTTGCGGCGGTACAGTTCGCCCATGAGGGCCCAGGGCTCCGCGGCCCGCGATCGGATGCGCGACGCGATCTGGAGCGCCTCCACCGCGCGGGTGGACCAGGCGGGATTCCCCATCCGCAGCTTGCCCAGCAGCAACCACGCGTCGTAGGCCAAGGGCGAGTCGCCGTCGAGCTTGATCGACTGCTCCAGCGCGCGGATCGCTTCGCTGGTGCGGGCCTGCATCATGTAGGACTTGGCCTTCACCATCAGCCGCCGGGCACGCTCCGTCGCCGACAGGGTTTCTTCCTCCGGAGAAGGCGGGGCCTCGACGGGCGGGGGCGGCATGTCCGCGGCGGCGGGCTCCACCCGGGGAAGGAGAGGCGGCGGCAAGGGCATCGGCGCAGGCGGAGGGTTCGGCGCGGGCGCCTCCATCACCGGCGGAGGAGGTTCGGGTTCCACCGCGGGCTCCTCTTCGCGGAAAAGGCGGGGCAGCTCCCCCTGGACCAGCGTGAGGCCGCCCATGGCCCACAGCATGGCGACCAGCCGCGAGGCCTCTTCCTGGGGCAGCCCCGACAGGCTGCCGATCATCTCGTAGCCCAGGACCTCGGTCCCGAGCAGGGACAGGGCGTACGCCAGGGTGGGCGTGAGGGGGAAATCACTCAGCGAATCCAGGAGGTCGCGCCGCGCCTCCCACCGCCAGGCCGGCTCGCTGTGGAACATCTCCACCAGTTCGCGGTCCAGCTGGGCGCTCTGGAACGCGTCCCACACCAGCCTCCGATGGTTCACGCGGAACGGCAGGTCCCCCCTCAGGTTGTCGTCCAGCGGACCGGGCGTCCACGTGGCCTTCAGGATGGGGTGCTCCATGGCGTGGACCAAGATGGAACCCAGCAGTTCGTTGAGCCGCGCGTCCCGGTCGGCCACGCTGAGCAGCCCGCTCTGGACGATGCGTTCGCCCATGGGGGCGCTCTCCCCGTCGGCCAGCAGGCCGTTGAGGGCGGCCATGTCCAGGACGCCGCGGCGGACGAGGAAGTTGCCGAACTGCTCGCCCCCCGCGTCGCTGCGGAGGTAGACGAGCTCGCCGCCAGACCAGGACAACCGGCGGGTTCCGTCGTTCTGTTCGAGCACCAGTTCCCCGTCGGTCCTCTGCTGGCGCAGCGAACCCATCAGGGCGGGCAGGAAATGGCGGAGGCGGACTTCAGGCACCGGGACTCCGTGGGGATTGGGATGCTCCAGTTTGCACGTTTCGAGCCAGGACGCCAGCCGGAACGCTCGCCGCCGTGCCGCATTTATCCAATCACCTTGGCCCGCTCCCCGACTGGACCTATCCTGTCCCTCCATCCGCCCCGTCCACGGAACTCCTCCATGTTCGAGAAGCTCGGAAAATTCGAGATCCAGCGCGTGCTGGGAAACGGCGCCATGGGCGAGGTCTACCTCGGCGTGGATCCCTCCATCGGCCGCGAGGTGGCGATCAAGACCATCCTTCCCTCCGCCGCCCAGGGCGCCGAGGCCAAGGAGCGCTTCTCCCGGGAGGCCCGCGCCGCCGGCGTCCTGAACCATCCAAACCTCGTGACCATCTACGAGTTCGGCGAGGACCAGGGCGTGCTCTACATCGCCATGGAGTTCGTGAAGGGCCACGACCTCGACGAGCTCCTCCATCAGCAGGCCCTGGGCCGGGGGGAGGCTCTGGAAGTCCT comes from the Geothrix sp. 21YS21S-4 genome and includes:
- a CDS encoding flagellar protein FlaG, which translates into the protein MADQVTSVGSVAAVATQAISSAPVSSPRPAPAPIPASSAAASGAAKDAPSSAQAVSKESLKAAARSVEDFVKQAPSDLKFMVDEGTGQYYFKIVDPNTQETIRQVPSEEILAMARRLQQLNDPKGATGVIVDAQG
- a CDS encoding flagellin produces the protein MPSILNNVAALQSTRQLGITASGMKATIERLTTGKRINHASDDAAGLATATTLDADSRIASETRKTNNNTYYAASAEDGYMEEATNLVQRAVELAAGGNGSSAEFTQVASLAAAAFSNASAYTGGQTISTISDAATAKTALSDISSARSNIAATMAQAQSDANLNGIKVENYTAQKSNIMDADIGSEVVNLTKWQILSQAGTSALGQANQASQYVLSLLR
- the fliD gene encoding flagellar filament capping protein FliD, producing the protein MASTLSFQGITSGLQTDSLIDAIIQQDGQPLQRLKDRQTLNTNRAAALKSMRTSMLSLSVGVASLSDALAAKTVSSTDANQSFVSATATGATNGTYQVKVASIATKGQVSIGVADPNAAILSSSSGSFAVQGTDGTVKAFTLTNNNLNGLRDAINASGAGVTATIVNTGSGATPYQLIVTANDTGTGTTGGTVRLAAIDNADGTPTTVDSSIAGLDGGALTGTFAAPTGLSGGLQSSGAGVAQDAVFSVNGVQMTRKTNVVKDAVDGVTFTLKKGDTTNDTTLTIAQDTGAATTALQSLISQYNSLLKTYKDASTPVNDGSGTITHQPLEGDSVARNMMSQLRSALTGGASGLPSSATYKSGANVGIKTNADGTLSLDATTFKNALENDPKAVARVFGMSGTSTAGGVQFSSGTSATATGDIGFNLTYGAGGAVSGSLTYQGTTYSGLTGTNGTLQGLAGTPLEGLVLGVTASGSGTLTVSRGIGQQLQDAISSLTSYSGVLQQTQASIDSQNKALTSRIDQQQALLDKRKTTLKAQFDAMESTLAQLRTASSGLTGLS